The genomic stretch ACGCGACCTGCAATTCCTTCAGCTGCAGTGCACGGTAGTCCATGCGACCGAGTTCGTATTCGGCCCCCATGGCCACCGTGCCGATCTTCGCCGGATCGTGCCCGAGTAACTCACTTCCGAAGGCGTCGAGCGCCACAATGTCCACGCTCGCTGCTACGGTGTTGAAGGTCTTCACATCCTCCAGGCGACCGCCAGTCGGGCCACGGGCGGTGAGCACGCGCACGGCATCCAGGATGGAGAGCCGCGGCTTCATGAAGCGCGTGATATCCGCGATCGTCGTAGGCAGGTCCTGGTGGAAGAAACCGCGGTTCTCCACGACCCCCATGTAGTTCTTCATCGCGAGCGTAACCTGCGTCGAACCGTGGTGCTTGCACACCGGCACGTTCACCACGAGGTCACATTCCACGATCTCAGGGTAGACCGGGTGCTCCTTCAAGCGGCGCCCACCGATGGTCATGTCCCGGAATCGGCTCTTGTCGAGGTAGACGATCTGGGCACCGGCCGCCCGCGCGGCCGGCGCGATTCCGCTGTTTTCGTAGCATGCCCGCGCCTCGTTGCAGGTGAAGTCACCCACCTTCACTGTCTTCGCACCCGCTTCGAAGCACAGGCGCACGATCTCGCCCACGACCTGCGGATCGGTATTGGCGGCGAACTCCGGTTTGCGGTTCCAGCCGATGTTCGGCTTGACCCAGACGACGGCCTGTTTTTGTACGAAGCGCCCCATGCCACCCAGCGCTCCCAGCGCCTCGCGAACCAGCTTCACGGGTAGGTCCGTCGGAACTTCCGTTCCGCCCCACCGCGCGATCGTCATATCAGGCGGCAACGTGGTCGCGGGCGCCGTGGCGGCCTGCGGAGCCGCAGCTTGACCGAGCGCGAAACGCGGCAGGAGTGCGGCCGCGCCGAGTGCGGCGGAACGTGCCAGAAACTCGCGACGGGTAGGTGCGGACATGCAAGTGCCTCCAAAAAGGAGATATGTGTATCCAGTGGGGGTATTTTGCCCTCACGGGCCTCGAGATGCAAGGAAAAAACGCTCACTCAGGCAGCAGGGTCTCAGTGGCCGGCTTGCCATCGACGGTGCGCGCCACCGGTGTCCGGAACTGCGTCAGCAGGACGGCGCCCATGAGGGTCAGGACCGCAGCGGCGTAATATGGTGCCGTGGCGTGGTGGAGGGCGGCGGCAGCCCCCGCAAGCCCGGCTCCCAGAGTGCGTCCGAGCGAGGTTGCCGCCTGGTGCAGACCCAGCACTGCCCCCTGGCGCTGCGGATCGACACACTGCGAGATCAGCGAAGTGATGGTTGGCGTCCCAAGCGCAATCCCGACGCCCAGTAGCAGCAGGCATAGCCACAAAAGCACTACCTGCGGTTGTGCGGCAATCCCCAGCATGCTCACCACGACCATCAACAATCCGGCCAGCGCCACGCGGCGCTCTCCGAAGGCCGGCAGCAGCAGGCGCAGGCCGCCGCCCTGCACGAGACTGGCGATCAACCCGAGGATCGCGAATGCGTAGCCCGACTGCTGCGGCGAGAAAGAGTAGACCTTCCGACTGAACTCAGGGAACGTGGTCGTGACCTGCGCCAATGCAAGCGTAATGAACAACGTCGCCGCCAGCAGCGGCAGGACTCCCGGCAGAGCCCACAGCGACCGTGAGGGTACCAATCCGGAGACGCGCACCGTTTGGTGGACGGGCTTCCACGATAACGCGGTCACAGCGGTCAGTACTGCGACCGACTGGATCCCGGCCCCGATCCAACCCACCGCCGCAAAGGACAGATACTCGCTGACAAGCCCCCCATAGAGCGGCCCCAGCACCATCGACAAACCGAACGCCGCCCCGATCATACCCATTCCTATGCCGCGCTTTTCGGGCGCCGCATGGTCCGCGACCACAGCCGAGGCCAGCACGGCCTGGGCCCCGAAAATGCCGGCCACGGCACGCGAGGCGGCAAGCCAGTACACATTCGGTGCGAGCGCCCAGAGGATGGAAGCGCTCACGCTGCCCAGACTGGCGATTGCCATCAGGGGCCCACGGCCGATCCGGTCCGAAAGGCGGCCGAAGATCGGATTCGAGATGATCTTGGGTCCGCCCTGCAGCATGAGGAGCACGCCGACCCAGGGGAGGATGTGTGTTTCACGAACGCCCAGCTCTGCGCAGTAGAAATTCAGGATCGGAAACACCGACCAGAGC from Phycisphaerales bacterium encodes the following:
- a CDS encoding DUF362 domain-containing protein, yielding MSAPTRREFLARSAALGAAALLPRFALGQAAAPQAATAPATTLPPDMTIARWGGTEVPTDLPVKLVREALGALGGMGRFVQKQAVVWVKPNIGWNRKPEFAANTDPQVVGEIVRLCFEAGAKTVKVGDFTCNEARACYENSGIAPAARAAGAQIVYLDKSRFRDMTIGGRRLKEHPVYPEIVECDLVVNVPVCKHHGSTQVTLAMKNYMGVVENRGFFHQDLPTTIADITRFMKPRLSILDAVRVLTARGPTGGRLEDVKTFNTVAASVDIVALDAFGSELLGHDPAKIGTVAMGAEYELGRMDYRALQLKELQVA
- a CDS encoding MFS transporter, translating into MPPLAAAAIIVFCEGLVLWSVFPILNFYCAELGVRETHILPWVGVLLMLQGGPKIISNPIFGRLSDRIGRGPLMAIASLGSVSASILWALAPNVYWLAASRAVAGIFGAQAVLASAVVADHAAPEKRGIGMGMIGAAFGLSMVLGPLYGGLVSEYLSFAAVGWIGAGIQSVAVLTAVTALSWKPVHQTVRVSGLVPSRSLWALPGVLPLLAATLFITLALAQVTTTFPEFSRKVYSFSPQQSGYAFAILGLIASLVQGGGLRLLLPAFGERRVALAGLLMVVVSMLGIAAQPQVVLLWLCLLLLGVGIALGTPTITSLISQCVDPQRQGAVLGLHQAATSLGRTLGAGLAGAAAALHHATAPYYAAAVLTLMGAVLLTQFRTPVARTVDGKPATETLLPE